Sequence from the Prionailurus bengalensis isolate Pbe53 chromosome A3, Fcat_Pben_1.1_paternal_pri, whole genome shotgun sequence genome:
TGGAGAGGCCTGTAACCCTTATCAGACGATGGTTCCCCAGGCAGGGACCCTGTGAACACCCAGGTCTCCCTCCCCTTTCCACTTTTAagatgaggggggaaggggagacactTCTCAGGTGGCcagttggtggtggtgggggggtggtttaGAAAAGTCTCAGAGGGAGCCAGGGCTTCTGTCCTTGACTTCCCCAGAGGGGTTTCCAGACTCCACATGGCTTCCTCGAACCTTCTCAGCATTTTGAACTAGAGATTTCAAACAGGCGGCCCATGGGCCAAGTCTGAGATTAGTTTGGCCAGCACAGGGTTTTTCAAACATTTGAGTTCTAGGGCCTATAGGCAGGGCATGTACCCCCTGTGTTTTCCAGagtccccaccactccctatTGTACGGCACttgcccttctctccttttcttcattaCCTGAAGACATTTGAACTTGCAACCCATACACCTTTGTCCAGGAAAACCTCCCCACTGCCTGAGGTTTCTGTGAATGCCAAGCCCAGGTGCACTCCAAGGGAAGGACCTGTGGGACGTTAGCCCTTTGGAGGGCATTGGGCTGCCAGGTAAGATCTTCCCTAAATACTTGCAGCACCCTTGGCCCTCGCCAGGCTTTTCTCTCCCtggccttttctctccctttccccaactCTTCTAGTGACATGCCTCTGTGGGATTCAGTGCGGCAGGGAGCTGGCAGGGGTAAggcagatttgggggggggggacacaggatGGGACAGATGAGAGGAGGGGACCAAGAAAGCCTTCCTTTGGGGAACCCCcgctggggaggggtggaggtcTGTGCTGTCTAACCAGGGTGACAGTTACAAGGCACGTGGTACATCAGTGCATGGAGGTGTGACAAGGGGTGTGTTGTGCCTGGAGAGGTTTGGGAAGCAGTCAACAAGCTGGGAGATCAGTTCAAGAAAACTAGGAGACAGAAGTCTATCCTGGAAATGGCGATGCGGTCTCCTGGGGGTAGAGATATCGAGGGCGAATTTGGTACTCAGTGTCCTGTTCTCTTCTTGGCAAAATTAAGATGGCCCCAACTACCTCTCGGCTCCAGGAAAAGCCTAACTCTGCCACTGACtttctgtgtgatcttgggaaggTCCctggccctctctgggcctccatttctctTCTATAATAGATGTGGAGGGCAGGTAGCTTAGGGGCCCCAAGGTTCTGGGGGGGCTGTGGTTCTGAAATATTCTCTCACTGCAAGGGCCCTGTAGGGATTCTGGGAAGGACTAAGCATCCAGGCTAGGGTGCAGGACAGAGATtggggagcaggaggcagggaccCAGGGGGTCCAATTCTGGCAAGGAAGAGAGGGACTGGCTGAGGTAGATTgtgtcacaggaaaaaaaaacaaaacaaaacaaaaaaaacaacaccaaaacaacaacacatgGGATGATGCCCCTTCATCACTCTGACCCCTCTATCCCAGTGAAATGAGGACTCATGGGGACCAGATGAAGTAGAGACAGGCCAGTGGAGAGCACGACCTCAGGACAGGAAGTGATGGGGTCCTGAGCTCCTGGatatatggggggtggggggtggtcctTAAGAGACTAAGCTCTTTCCTGAGGGTGAGACGCAGGAGAAGGTGGCTCCGAGGGCCCTTTGACTGTGGCATTTCCAGTGCTGGGTTGTCCTTGCAGGCAACGGCTCTGAAGGCAGGTTTCGTGGGAGAGAGatgtaggggtggggagggagtaaGGTCCAAAAACGTGGCCCTGGTTTCCCTGAGAGCCTCACGCTGCCTCTTAGCGCTGCCAGCTCATTCCTATTCCCTGGTTCTCTGGTGGCTTCTGGATCTGTAAGAATTTCCAGCTCCCGGGAGggcatttttaacttttccttctaGGGTGCTGGATCATGGGGCAGCCAGACGGACCACTGTAGTACACTGGGGAGTAAAATAACTTGCCAAGGCTGACCCTCATGTCACTTCCCTGAGCCTCTTTACTCCTTTGTAAGATAGgttgataacagctgccttgcagAGCCATTGCAAACAGGGGCGAGTTTAAGTGAAACAAACAGTCAGTCCTGGGGAAGCGGTCAGCCAGACCTGTGTCTGCCTCCCCAACGGGTGAACCCACCAGAGGGCGTCTGGGTCAGCCTTGgaccccgcccccctccccatccccttcaGGCCTGGTTCCTGAAGCTTCTTAGGGATCATGGAAGTACTTCCTTCAAGTAGGAAAAGCATTCTTTGTGTGTTGGCGGGAGGGACGCACTCACCATCTGGGCCTGTGTGGATGTCTATGCAGTCACCTGTGTGCCAGGGAGTGAGGGGACTTGCGTCACAGGTGTGGTGTGtgcttgtgtatatgtgtatgtgggcAGTCCTGCCCTCTCTGCCTTTGGGGTCACCCTGCACGTTGAATGTGGTCCTTTCCTTATATCCTCAGCAAATTCACCCTCACTAATCACTATCTGAAGGGACAGCAGGAGTCTGGGACCTGTGGGGCTAAGCtgccactctgggcctcagtttcccatttaTAAGCCGAGAGAGGCTGAACCAGAGAGGGCAAAGTGCCTCTCTAATTTGCATAGTCTAGGATTCTCATGCACCTCCTCACTCCCAGCCCAGGTCTGCATCTGTCCTTAATATCGCCTGCTGTGCCCTTGCATTGAACACACCTTAGctggcatggggggtggggggggggtggggacatggTAGTGGGGGTTCCAAGCTCTGCTTAGAGGCTCCGTCCCCTCAGCCCACAGAACTGCCTACTTCTCTGCTCCcacactcccccaccccatccaggaCTGGCTGCCCCAGCTAGAGAGGAGGGGCCACGGGCAAGTGGTCCCATGGGCACCCAGGATATGCAGGAATGGACTGCAGGTCCTAGGGAGTTGTCAGATCTGAGGCAAAACAAATCAGCTGGAAAACTGACATCCCAAGGAGCTACATCTGCAGGGCGGCTGAGAGCCAAGATTTATGTCATGTCCCCAGAGCTAATTTTTTTCCAGCTGGAAACCAGTTGGCAGTTGAAATGTCTCAAGGGTTGTGAGGACAATTTCCTCTGGGGAAGACGGCTGTGGACCAAGGTGGATGGGGCATAGAACTCCTATAAATCCCAGAGATCTAGAACTGGAGTACCCGTTCCTAGAATATTCCACTCACATGGGATTCTAGAGCCCCCTCCCCTACCACCTTGGCAGGAGCCAGAATCCCCCAGAGCAGAGTAGCAGGGCTCCAGTGCCCTCGCCCTCATCACAGAATCCAGATCAGAATGACTCCTTAGGACATTTTATCAGCTAAGTGCTTGAAAACTTAATCCAGAATTAAGAATGTCTCTCTAGAACAATTCCCCTGCTAAGTGTGCTAGGACCTCACCAGACAGAGTATCTGTTGTATTCAAGACTTTTATCTAGAAGAAATGTTCTAGATACTCATCTAGAACAAACAATGGCTCCTTGAAACGTTTCACCTGAGGTTTCTGGAACCTCATCCATAACAGAGCCCATAACAAAGGGTGTCTCCTGATGACTTCACCTTGGAAACATTCTCTATGCTGTGCATTGAgggttcccctccccccaacctgcTATCGCTTCATGCTTCTGCTGGCTTGGACCCCCTCAGTTGTCTCAGGGTTCTTCTTCCtgtcagcccccaccccagctccctctttTAAGCCCCCTTTTGTCCAGGCTCCGGACCTCAGACCCCACAGGAGCTACACCAGCCTTGTCCACCAGACGTTCAACCTTCCCTCACATCTTCCACGGCCTCCTCCGTCCTGCTCAGAGATCTCCTCTCTCCAGAGAAGTAGCCCACCCCCAACACCCCCTGAGGAGCACAGGGCCTAGGTCACGGACCCCAGACGGTGCCCTTTCTCTGGCAGGTCCACCAGGAGCGACATGTGGGTGACtccaggcaggggagaggctgtgGTGCCCCTGGCACCCGACGTGGCACGGAGGCCTCCTTGGAAGCGGGGCAGCTAATGAGGAGTGTAGCACCAGTTGATTCCCTGGGCCCCGGTTCAGGGGAGTTTAGGAGATGGGCCACAGGGCTGCAAACAGGCCTAGGGCTGGGGCCTCCACaaggctgccccctccccagaaaGAACCCATGGTTCTTTCTCCATAAAGGTCAGGGCCACTCTACACTTGGACCAACAGATCCACACCCCTGTAGCTGGGTGGCCCTGAAATTCCAGGCTCAACACTGTGGTCGATGTGGGGTCGGCCAAGCCTGTCCCTCTTCGTGGGGGAGACTGTGGCTTACACCGAGGTCTCATACTCCAGCAACTCCTGGGAGGTCCCCACGCTCCGGTACTGCAACCGGGGAGTGGCAGGAGACGAATACTCCAGCGCCAGAATAGTCTTCCGGAGCCGGCGGTCAATAAAATGAGCATCCCATGCAGGGTACTTCTTACGGGGCAGGTCGATCCGAATGACAGGCCCCTCTGTCCGCAAGGTACGGGGCACGGGTGTGGGAGGCAAGCCAGGCCGCACCTGGAAGACAGGTGGCGTGGGGGTCCCTGCACGCTCGCCCCCTGCGGAGGCCCCATCCCGCTCAGTGCCTGTAGTCCTCGGCAGGGACCTTGGGGGGCTTGTGACAGCGTCGGCCGGTGGGCCACAGGGTCCTGGGGCCTCAGGGCAGATGCAGCCAGGCATCTGGGGACCCAGCATGGGCCCGTTGGGGTGCAGGAGGCAGTAGTAGACACACATGAAGAATATGCCCAGCGCGAAGCTAGAGGCCACCACGCAGACCAGGATGAGCGAGTGGAAGTCGGTGGAGAAGTTGCGGCTGGAGTACCAGAAGCCAGTGAGCGCAGCGTTCTCAAGCAGGACGATGCAGTAGTAGAGGGTCatgcggcggcggctgcggcccTCCTTGACATTGAACCAGCAGAAGATGTAGATGATGCCCACCACCATGTTGTAGATGATCTCCTCCCACTTGGACATGCAGAAGTCCGTCTCGCCCTGGATGACCCAGAAGGTCATGACGCACCAGTGGGCTACGATAAAGATGCCGAAGTAGAGCTTGTAGACGCTGGCAAAGAGCGCGAAGGCCAGACTGCGAGCGGCGATGGTGAACAGGTGCCACAGCACCTGGGCCACAGCGCCCTTGTAGGACAGTGGCCGCTTGTCGTCCCGTGAGTCCCGCAGCACCTTCTGGTAGGAGGCCAGCGTCCAGGCCAGGGACACGAGCGAGGCGGAGGTGGACAGGGCTGCAGAGACAGGGTGAGGGCAGGGCGGGCTGGGTTAGGGGTGGGTCCGGgttggggtgtggggagaggggggagggttCTGGGTCAGGAGCTGGGTTCCGAGGAGCTGTGAGGGGAAGGGTCTATAAATCaggagggctgtggggagggtCCGGGTGGGTGGCCTTCAAGAGCAGTGATGGGGGCAGGTAGAGCGGATGGGGCTGGGTACCTCTGGAGGAGTGGGAGCAtaaagggggagggaaggtgggtgactTTGGTCTCCATAAAGGTCAGGGCCAGGTCTCTGGAATAGGGATATCGGGATTCAGGAGTCTTGGTGGAAGGGTGGGAAATTAGGGTCCAGGATTCTGGGAGTGAAAAGGGAAGTGAAGAGTTGGGGGGGGGTCACGATTAGGGCAtgaaggagccaggaggggacTATTAGTAGCTATAGGCCACCAGGGTGAAGCTGGGGTATGTCGAGGGGTGTCCAAGCTAAGCACAGCTGAGGGCACGGGAAGAAATCTGCAGTGGGAAGTTTTGATTAGGGCACAGTATCCTAGGCAAGGGGTTCCCAGGGGCCTGAGGGTGGTGAT
This genomic interval carries:
- the XKR7 gene encoding XK-related protein 7 yields the protein MAAKSDGAAAAAGPGPEGAAGGARGGAGGRGEAAAAVAGGPGVTGAGGSGPRYELRDCCWVLCALLVFFSDGATDLWLAASYYLQGQRTYFGLTLLFVLLPSLVVQLLSFRWFVYDYSEPAGAPGPAVSTKDSGTGGPSISTKDSAAAFRTKEGSPQLGPGPAPSSASAYRRRCCRLCVWLLQTLVHLLQLGQVWRYLRAMYLGLQSRWRGERLRRHFYWRMLFESADVSMLRLLETFLRSAPQLVLQLSLLVHRGGEPDLLPALSTSASLVSLAWTLASYQKVLRDSRDDKRPLSYKGAVAQVLWHLFTIAARSLAFALFASVYKLYFGIFIVAHWCVMTFWVIQGETDFCMSKWEEIIYNMVVGIIYIFCWFNVKEGRSRRRMTLYYCIVLLENAALTGFWYSSRNFSTDFHSLILVCVVASSFALGIFFMCVYYCLLHPNGPMLGPQMPGCICPEAPGPCGPPADAVTSPPRSLPRTTGTERDGASAGGERAGTPTPPVFQVRPGLPPTPVPRTLRTEGPVIRIDLPRKKYPAWDAHFIDRRLRKTILALEYSSPATPRLQYRSVGTSQELLEYETSV